The following proteins are co-located in the Carassius auratus strain Wakin unplaced genomic scaffold, ASM336829v1 scaf_tig00047380, whole genome shotgun sequence genome:
- the LOC113088844 gene encoding D(1B) dopamine receptor-like, with translation MSNRTVSEPRETLARALTGCLLCALILWTLFGNILVCATVLRFRHLRTKVTNIFIVSLAVSDLLVAVLVMPWKAVAEVAGFWPFGAFCDIWVAFDIMCSTASILNLCVISVDRYWAISSPFRYERKMTPRVAFVMIGAAWTLSVLISFIPVQLDWHKATAEPNATDADSCDSSLSREYAISSSLISFYIPVAIMIVTYTRIYRIAQIQIRRIASLERAAEHAQSCRTNRLACQHHSSLKTSINRETKVLKTLSIIMGVFVCCWLPFFVLNCVVPFCHREPSAGPPCVSDTTFDVFVWFGWTNSSLNPVIYAFNAEFRKGFSSLLGCRNRCRTPVETVNISNELVSYNQDTLFHREVASAYVNIIPNEVDDAFDRISQLSRDNEDSVCELECEADGAFTPNGVH, from the coding sequence ATGTCCAACCGAACCGTGTCCGAGCCGCGGGAGACGCTGGCGCGTGCGCTCACCGGCTGCCTGCTGTGCGCCTTGATCCTCTGGACTCTGTTCGGGAACATCCTGGTGTGCGCCACCGTGCTGCGCTTCCGCCACCTGCGCACCAAAGTCACGAACATCTTCATCGTGTCGCTGGCCGTGTCGGACCTGCTGGTGGCCGTGCTCGTGATGCCGTGGAAGGCGGTGGCGGAGGTGGCCGGTTTCTGGCCGTTCGGCGCGTTCTGCGACATCTGGGTGGCGTTTGACATCATGTGCTCCACCGCGTCCATCCTGAACCTGTGCGTGATCAGCGTGGACCGCTACTGGGCCATCAGCAGCCCGTTCCGCTACGAGCGCAAGATGACCCCGCGCGTGGCCTTCGTGATGATCGGCGCGGCGTGGACTCTCTCGGTGCTCATCTCGTTCATCCCGGTGCAGCTGGACTGGCACAAGGCCACCGCGGAGCCCAACGCCACCGACGCGGACAGCTGCGACTCGAGCCTGAGCCGAGAGTACGCCATCTCCTCGTCCCTCATCAGCTTCTACATTCCCGTGGCGATCATGATCGTCACCTACACGCGCATCTACCGGATCGCGCAGATCCAGATCCGGAGGATCGCCTCTCTGGAGCGCGCCGCCGAGCACGCGCAGAGCTGCCGGACGAACCGGCTCGCGTGCCAACACCACAGCAGCCTGAAGACGTCCATCAACCGCGAGACCAAAGTCCTGAAGACGCTGTCCATCATCATGGGGGTGTTCGTGTGCTGCTGGCTGCCGTTCTTCGTGCTCAACTGCGTGGTTCCGTTCTGCCACCGGGAGCCGTCCGCGGGTCCGCCGTGCGTCAGCGACACCACCTTCGACGTGTTCGTGTGGTTCGGCTGGACCAACTCGTCCCTGAACCCCGTCATCTACGCCTTCAACGCGGAGTTCCGCAAGGGCTTCTCCAGCCTGCTGGGCTGCCGGAACCGGTGCCGGACCCCGGTGGAGACGGTGAACATCAGCAACGAGCTCGTGTCCTACAACCAGGACACGCTGTTTCACAGAGAGGTGGCGAGCGCATACGTCAACATCATCCCGAACGAGGTGGACGACGCGTTCGACCGGATCTCGCAGCTCTCGCGGGACAACGAGGACTCTGTGTGCGAGCTGGAGTGCGAGGCGGACGGGGCGTTCACGCCGAACGGCGTCCACTGA